A genome region from Microcella alkaliphila includes the following:
- a CDS encoding sugar phosphate isomerase/epimerase family protein → MTTHPVTLFTGQWADLPLEEVARLASEWGYDGLEIACSGEHLDVYRVVEDDAYLAERRAILDRHGLALYAISHHLAGQAVCDDPIDFRHDAILSRRVWGDGDPEGVRQRAAAELMMTARAARRLGVDTVVGFTGSSVWPYVALFPPVPEERIEAGYVDFAKRWNPILDVFDSEGVRFAHEVHPGEIAYDYWTSKRALDAIDHRASFGFNWDPSHMMWQGIDPVGFIVEFADRIYHVDCKDTRLRPRDGRAGVLGSHLTWGDPRRGWDFVSTGRGDVPWEDAFRALRSIGYTGPISIEWEDAGMDRLHGAREALGFVRSLLWETPSASFDAAFSQQN, encoded by the coding sequence ATGACCACGCACCCTGTCACGCTGTTCACCGGCCAGTGGGCCGACCTTCCCCTCGAGGAGGTTGCACGGCTGGCGAGCGAGTGGGGCTACGACGGTCTCGAGATCGCATGCTCTGGAGAGCACCTCGACGTCTATCGAGTCGTCGAAGACGACGCCTACCTCGCCGAACGCCGGGCGATTCTCGATCGACACGGGCTCGCCCTCTACGCCATTTCCCACCACCTGGCCGGGCAAGCGGTCTGCGATGACCCGATCGACTTCCGGCACGACGCGATTCTGTCGCGGCGGGTGTGGGGCGACGGCGACCCCGAGGGCGTGCGCCAGCGCGCGGCGGCTGAGCTGATGATGACGGCACGTGCCGCGCGTCGGCTCGGCGTGGACACGGTCGTTGGCTTCACAGGCTCGAGCGTCTGGCCGTACGTGGCGCTGTTTCCACCCGTTCCGGAGGAGCGGATCGAGGCGGGCTATGTCGACTTTGCCAAACGCTGGAACCCCATCCTCGATGTCTTCGACTCCGAGGGGGTGCGCTTCGCGCACGAAGTGCATCCCGGAGAAATCGCCTACGACTATTGGACGAGCAAGCGGGCTCTCGACGCGATCGATCACCGCGCGTCGTTCGGGTTCAACTGGGACCCAAGCCACATGATGTGGCAGGGAATCGACCCGGTCGGCTTCATCGTTGAGTTCGCTGACCGGATCTACCACGTCGACTGCAAGGACACGCGCCTGCGTCCGCGCGACGGCCGCGCTGGCGTGCTGGGATCCCATCTGACCTGGGGAGATCCGCGCCGCGGCTGGGATTTCGTCTCGACCGGGCGAGGCGACGTGCCCTGGGAGGACGCGTTTCGCGCGTTGCGGTCCATCGGCTACACCGGCCCGATCTCGATCGAGTGGGAAGACGCTGGAATGGACCGGCTGCACGGCGCGCGCGAAGCTCTTGGCTTCGTCCGCAGTCTGCTGTGGGAGACGCCGAGCGCCTCGTTCGACGCGGCGTTCTCGCAGCAGAACTAA
- a CDS encoding Gfo/Idh/MocA family protein, translated as MGANTVTRAALIGGGFMADVHAHALRANAIDIVGIASSSAARARQAADRLGIDRAYDDVAALLDDDRVDVVHVLTPNASHAPYALAALAADKHVVREKPLATNVRDAQAVVAEAKSRGRVAAVPFVYRFHPMVRHARARIMSGDVGIVYSVQGAYLQDWLLNPDDDNWRVDDAAGGASRAFADIGPHVCDLLEFVTGDRISRLVTLTRTVHPMRRDRAVHTEDLVGMLAQLRSGATVNLLVSQVAAGRKNALSLEIHGALESLRFDQERPEELWIGRRTGSMHHLRNPDELTGDAARLSRLPAGHALGYQDAFTAFVADVYASIARGSVVDGLPVFADGLRAAQLTAAVLDSARSMSWVDVPAVTDSPLEDS; from the coding sequence GTGGGCGCGAACACTGTGACCCGCGCAGCCCTCATCGGCGGCGGCTTCATGGCCGATGTGCACGCTCACGCCCTCCGGGCGAACGCGATCGACATCGTGGGTATCGCCTCGTCGTCTGCCGCCCGGGCCCGCCAGGCGGCCGACCGCCTCGGTATCGACCGCGCCTACGATGACGTCGCCGCTCTGCTCGACGATGATCGCGTCGATGTCGTGCACGTGCTCACGCCGAACGCCTCCCACGCGCCGTACGCCCTCGCGGCCCTCGCCGCAGACAAGCACGTGGTGCGCGAAAAGCCTTTGGCCACGAACGTCCGCGACGCGCAGGCCGTGGTCGCGGAGGCGAAAAGCCGCGGTCGCGTCGCGGCCGTACCGTTCGTGTACCGCTTTCACCCGATGGTGCGCCACGCCCGCGCGCGCATCATGAGCGGTGACGTCGGCATCGTCTACTCAGTGCAGGGCGCGTACCTGCAGGACTGGCTCCTGAATCCTGACGACGACAACTGGCGCGTCGACGATGCCGCAGGCGGGGCTTCTCGCGCTTTCGCCGACATCGGACCGCACGTGTGCGACCTGCTCGAATTCGTCACGGGTGATCGGATATCGCGACTGGTGACGCTGACCCGCACCGTGCATCCCATGCGCCGCGATCGTGCTGTTCACACGGAAGACCTCGTCGGCATGTTGGCTCAACTGCGAAGCGGTGCGACAGTGAATCTTCTCGTGTCGCAGGTCGCTGCCGGACGCAAGAACGCACTGAGCCTGGAGATACACGGGGCGCTCGAGTCCCTTCGCTTCGATCAGGAGCGACCGGAAGAGCTGTGGATCGGCCGGCGCACCGGCAGCATGCACCACCTTCGGAATCCCGACGAGCTGACCGGAGACGCCGCTCGCTTGAGCCGCCTGCCGGCCGGTCACGCGCTGGGGTACCAAGACGCGTTCACCGCCTTTGTCGCCGATGTGTACGCCTCGATCGCGCGCGGCAGCGTGGTCGACGGTCTTCCCGTCTTCGCCGATGGACTACGAGCCGCCCAGCTGACGGCGGCCGTGCTGGACTCCGCCCGCTCGATGTCGTGGGTCGACGTACCCGCCGTGACCGATTCGCCCCTGGAGGACTCATGA
- a CDS encoding FAD-binding and (Fe-S)-binding domain-containing protein, which produces MAKPHRPSRALTSLGRALADAMTGTVTERAADLRVAAHDASHVTIVPRVLATPADAHDVAAAFTIAREHAIPITFRSGGTSLSGQAGGNGILLDVRKGFRQLAILDGGAGVRVGPGMTLRAVNTRLAPRGRMLGPDPASDIACTIGGVLANNSSGMTCGTHANAYSTISSCTVVLASGTIVRTGDPDADDRLAREEPALHAGLLALRDEVRAHPIAVRDIRRLFSIKNTMGYAIVALLDHDTPVRILEHLLIGSEGTLGFIAEAELHTVPAHAHAATALLIAPHLSAAAELIPVLAAGGADTVELLDAASIRIAAALEGAPAALTEVADGTSVALLVEVRGSDPAELQQRADRLRDALARARGPAFEPTIDPAERATLWRARKGLYAAVAGVRPPGTTALLEDIAVPVAVLGTTCERLTTLLNAHGYRDAVIFGHAKDGNLHFLIVEDFTSSSGRERFAAFTNELVELVLDAGGTLKAEHGTGRVMAPFVERQYGAYLTGVMRRIKDLCDPHGILNPGVVLTDDPHGHLSDIVPAPQIEAEVDRCVECGYCEPLCPSRDLTLTPRGRIVLRREIARADEAGDVALAAELREAERYDSEQTCAVDGMCATACPVGINTGDLVRRLRAERAPALAQALGDAAARSFRASSAGVSLALSTAQALPPGIPTTMTRTARRLLPHELVPSWTSDLPPGGRARRPRAVDNPDGVLFPACVGRMFGDVDDAVLSSANAVERLAAIADRTLRIPDGIADLCCGTPWSSKGLRRGRERMRARTRSALLAATDNGRLPVVTDASSCAEGLRATLSGSAVTVIDSPEFVATHLLPLLPPIPDDHRLDRLVLHPTCSSVSGGTTDSLTALAHHIAHEVIVPDAWGCCGFAGDRGLLHPELTASATAAEAAEVRALDATAYASTNRTCEIAMTRATGQNYVPLVSVLCRVIEGVAQ; this is translated from the coding sequence ATGGCGAAGCCCCACCGCCCCTCGCGCGCACTCACGAGCCTCGGTCGAGCCCTCGCGGACGCGATGACGGGGACGGTGACCGAGCGAGCAGCAGATCTGCGCGTGGCCGCACACGACGCCTCTCACGTCACGATCGTGCCCCGTGTTCTTGCAACTCCTGCCGACGCGCATGATGTTGCCGCGGCCTTCACGATCGCCCGCGAGCACGCCATCCCCATTACGTTCCGCTCGGGAGGCACGAGTCTCAGCGGACAGGCGGGAGGAAACGGCATCCTGCTTGACGTGCGGAAAGGATTCCGCCAACTCGCGATACTCGACGGCGGCGCCGGCGTGCGCGTCGGACCGGGCATGACCCTTCGCGCCGTAAACACTCGTCTCGCGCCCCGCGGCCGAATGCTGGGTCCCGACCCCGCCAGCGACATCGCCTGCACGATCGGCGGCGTGCTCGCGAACAACTCAAGCGGGATGACCTGCGGAACCCACGCGAACGCCTACTCCACCATCAGTTCCTGCACCGTGGTGCTCGCGTCGGGAACGATCGTGCGCACCGGCGATCCGGACGCTGACGACAGACTCGCCCGCGAAGAACCGGCGCTCCACGCCGGTCTCCTCGCCCTCCGCGATGAGGTGCGGGCACACCCCATCGCGGTCCGCGACATCCGTCGACTGTTCTCCATCAAGAACACCATGGGTTACGCCATCGTCGCGTTGCTCGACCACGACACTCCCGTGCGCATCCTCGAGCACCTCCTGATCGGCAGCGAGGGAACGCTGGGATTCATCGCGGAAGCCGAGTTGCACACGGTGCCCGCGCACGCGCACGCGGCCACGGCCCTGCTGATCGCACCGCACCTCAGCGCGGCCGCCGAGCTCATTCCCGTGCTGGCGGCCGGAGGTGCGGACACCGTCGAACTGCTCGACGCCGCCAGTATTCGCATTGCCGCCGCGCTGGAGGGGGCGCCGGCCGCCCTCACCGAGGTGGCGGATGGCACATCTGTCGCCCTGCTCGTCGAGGTGCGCGGCTCTGACCCCGCCGAGCTGCAGCAGCGCGCGGACCGACTACGAGACGCCCTGGCCCGCGCACGGGGCCCAGCGTTCGAGCCGACGATCGATCCGGCGGAGCGTGCGACGCTGTGGCGAGCGCGCAAGGGTCTCTACGCGGCGGTCGCCGGCGTGCGCCCTCCCGGAACCACGGCGTTGCTCGAAGACATCGCCGTGCCCGTTGCCGTGCTCGGAACAACCTGCGAACGCCTCACGACACTGCTGAACGCTCACGGGTACCGCGACGCGGTGATCTTCGGGCACGCGAAAGACGGGAACCTGCACTTCCTGATCGTCGAAGACTTCACATCGAGCAGCGGACGAGAGCGATTCGCCGCCTTCACGAATGAGCTGGTCGAGCTTGTTCTCGACGCGGGAGGCACACTCAAGGCAGAACACGGCACTGGACGTGTCATGGCCCCCTTCGTGGAGCGTCAGTACGGCGCCTATCTCACGGGCGTCATGAGACGCATCAAGGACCTCTGCGATCCGCACGGCATCCTGAACCCTGGCGTCGTGCTCACAGACGATCCGCACGGCCATCTCAGCGACATCGTCCCCGCGCCGCAGATCGAAGCGGAGGTCGATCGATGCGTTGAATGTGGCTACTGCGAGCCGTTGTGTCCGAGCCGAGACCTCACGCTCACCCCCCGCGGGCGCATCGTGCTTCGGCGCGAGATCGCCCGCGCGGACGAGGCGGGCGACGTCGCTCTCGCCGCCGAGCTGCGCGAGGCGGAACGCTACGACTCGGAACAGACCTGCGCGGTGGACGGGATGTGCGCAACAGCGTGCCCGGTGGGCATCAATACCGGCGACCTCGTGCGCCGGTTGCGCGCAGAGCGGGCTCCCGCTCTCGCCCAGGCGCTCGGTGATGCCGCAGCACGGTCGTTTCGAGCGAGCTCGGCAGGCGTATCGCTGGCGCTAAGCACCGCCCAGGCGCTGCCGCCCGGTATCCCCACCACGATGACGCGCACCGCCCGAAGGCTATTGCCCCACGAGCTCGTACCCTCCTGGACGTCGGACCTCCCGCCCGGGGGTCGGGCGCGACGGCCGCGCGCCGTGGACAATCCCGACGGTGTCCTGTTTCCCGCGTGCGTGGGACGCATGTTCGGCGATGTCGACGACGCCGTGCTGAGTTCCGCGAATGCAGTGGAGCGCCTCGCGGCGATCGCGGACCGCACGCTGCGAATACCGGACGGTATCGCCGACCTGTGCTGCGGAACACCGTGGAGTTCGAAAGGTCTGCGTCGCGGTCGTGAGCGCATGCGTGCGCGCACCCGGTCTGCCCTGCTCGCCGCAACCGACAATGGCCGTCTGCCCGTCGTGACCGACGCCAGTTCGTGTGCTGAGGGGCTGCGCGCGACACTCAGCGGTAGCGCCGTGACGGTCATCGACTCCCCTGAGTTCGTCGCCACCCACCTACTGCCGCTCCTGCCGCCGATCCCGGACGATCATCGCCTCGATCGCCTCGTCCTGCACCCCACGTGCTCAAGCGTCTCCGGCGGCACCACCGACTCGCTCACCGCGCTCGCCCACCACATCGCCCACGAGGTGATCGTTCCGGACGCCTGGGGGTGCTGCGGTTTCGCCGGTGACCGCGGACTCCTGCATCCGGAGCTCACGGCGAGCGCGACGGCAGCAGAGGCAGCAGAGGTGCGGGCTCTCGACGCGACCGCCTACGCATCGACCAATCGCACCTGCGAGATCGCGATGACACGAGCGACTGGTCAGAACTATGTTCCGCTTGTCAGCGTGCTCTGTCGCGTCATCGAGGGCGTTGCTCAGTAG
- a CDS encoding fumarylacetoacetate hydrolase family protein: MKLMRLGAVGRERPVVRIDERHVVDVSDVVDDFDERFFANDGITRLRSLVETRTARGAVSAFAGERVGAPIARPHQILCIGLNYRDHAAESGMAVPDEPVLFTKSPNTLVGPHDDVVMPRGATKLDWEVELGVVIGRRARYLDSLQEADDAIAGYLVVNDVSERSFQLERGGQWAKGKSAETFNPAGPWLVTPDEVDVSALDMRLDVNGVRRQTGSTSTMVFSPAVIVHYLSQFMVLEPGDLINTGTPPGVALGMADPAYLAVGDVMELEIDGLGVQRQTVVGPR; this comes from the coding sequence ATGAAGCTCATGCGACTGGGCGCGGTGGGGCGCGAGCGCCCCGTCGTTCGCATTGACGAGCGGCACGTCGTCGACGTGTCTGATGTCGTCGACGACTTCGACGAGCGGTTCTTCGCTAACGATGGAATCACGCGGCTGCGCTCGCTCGTAGAGACGCGAACGGCCCGTGGAGCCGTCTCCGCATTCGCGGGGGAACGCGTGGGTGCGCCCATCGCTCGCCCGCATCAGATTCTGTGTATCGGGTTGAACTACCGCGACCACGCCGCGGAATCCGGCATGGCCGTACCGGACGAACCCGTCTTGTTCACGAAGAGCCCCAACACGCTCGTCGGCCCACACGACGACGTCGTGATGCCCCGCGGTGCGACGAAGCTCGACTGGGAGGTGGAACTCGGGGTCGTGATTGGTCGACGGGCGCGGTACCTCGACTCGCTCCAGGAGGCCGATGACGCCATCGCCGGCTACCTCGTCGTGAACGACGTCAGCGAGCGCTCCTTTCAGCTCGAGCGTGGCGGCCAGTGGGCGAAGGGGAAGTCGGCTGAGACGTTCAATCCGGCCGGCCCCTGGCTGGTGACACCGGACGAGGTCGATGTGAGCGCTCTGGATATGCGGCTTGATGTCAACGGTGTTCGCCGGCAGACCGGCTCAACGTCGACGATGGTGTTCTCACCCGCCGTCATCGTGCACTACCTCAGCCAGTTCATGGTGCTGGAGCCCGGGGACCTGATTAACACGGGCACCCCGCCGGGCGTCGCGCTGGGCATGGCCGACCCCGCCTACCTCGCCGTCGGCGATGTCATGGAGCTGGAGATCGACGGGCTGGGCGTTCAGCGCCAGACCGTTGTCGGCCCGCGCTAA
- a CDS encoding sugar phosphate isomerase/epimerase family protein — protein MATRMTAEDSMMRPPLSVQLYTVREQLTTDPAGTMEALATMGFTAVEPYGLDALEPAVAHAVREQGLTVPTAHGAVIAQTAVVLETATALGCQTVIEPWQPASAFADRDGIAAIARSLNDAAAQAADQGMTVGYHNHDHELRQLVEGVPALLLLAELTDERVQFELDAYWCAVAGADPVHIARSLGDRLVAVHAKDGDPHADVSAQVAAGAGSVPIAATLAAAPHARAIVEFDLLPASGMDAIAESLRYLRALENQS, from the coding sequence GTGGCCACCCGCATGACCGCGGAGGACTCGATGATGCGACCACCCCTGTCCGTCCAGCTCTACACCGTGCGGGAGCAGCTGACGACGGACCCCGCCGGCACCATGGAGGCGCTCGCCACCATGGGCTTCACCGCTGTCGAGCCGTACGGACTTGACGCTCTCGAGCCCGCTGTGGCGCACGCGGTCCGCGAACAGGGGCTCACCGTGCCGACAGCCCACGGCGCGGTGATCGCGCAGACAGCCGTGGTGCTGGAGACCGCCACAGCGCTCGGGTGTCAGACGGTGATCGAACCGTGGCAGCCAGCGAGCGCGTTTGCGGATCGTGACGGTATCGCGGCGATCGCGCGGAGCCTGAACGATGCTGCGGCGCAGGCGGCCGACCAGGGCATGACGGTGGGGTATCACAATCACGACCACGAACTTCGCCAGCTGGTCGAAGGAGTCCCGGCGCTGCTGCTCTTGGCCGAGCTGACCGACGAGCGCGTGCAGTTCGAGCTCGATGCGTACTGGTGTGCGGTAGCCGGGGCCGACCCCGTACACATCGCCCGATCGCTGGGGGATCGCCTCGTCGCCGTGCACGCGAAGGATGGCGACCCTCACGCCGACGTGTCGGCGCAGGTCGCGGCCGGCGCCGGGAGCGTCCCCATCGCGGCCACCCTTGCGGCTGCTCCCCACGCCCGAGCGATCGTGGAGTTCGACCTGCTGCCCGCGAGCGGTATGGACGCCATCGCCGAGTCGTTGCGTTACTTGCGAGCGTTGGAGAATCAGTCGTGA
- a CDS encoding SDR family oxidoreductase, with the protein MTRRALVTGACSGLGAAAVDRLRADGLKVITLDRVDAADLQVDVTDDVAMREAIAAAGPFDVLVTSAGIVGPNAPLIDTDDAGWRRVWEVNVLGTVSALRAVAPGMIERGWGRIVTIASMAGKDGNPGLSAYSATKAAVIATTKAFGKELATTGVLVNAIAPAVIDTPMNATTSPEVLERITNLIPMKRVGRADEVAELISWLASERVSFSTGAVYDISGGRATY; encoded by the coding sequence GTGACGCGCCGTGCGCTGGTCACGGGCGCCTGTAGCGGGCTGGGTGCAGCGGCTGTCGATCGCTTGCGTGCCGACGGGCTCAAGGTGATCACCCTCGATCGCGTCGATGCGGCAGACCTGCAGGTGGACGTCACTGACGACGTCGCGATGCGCGAGGCCATCGCGGCGGCTGGCCCGTTCGACGTCCTCGTCACGAGTGCGGGAATCGTTGGCCCCAACGCACCCCTGATCGACACCGACGACGCCGGCTGGCGTCGCGTCTGGGAGGTCAACGTGCTGGGCACGGTGTCGGCGTTGCGCGCTGTGGCACCGGGGATGATCGAGCGGGGTTGGGGCCGGATCGTCACGATCGCGAGCATGGCGGGAAAAGACGGGAATCCCGGGTTGTCGGCCTACTCGGCCACGAAGGCCGCCGTGATTGCCACGACGAAAGCGTTCGGTAAAGAGCTGGCGACGACCGGCGTGCTCGTCAATGCCATCGCGCCGGCCGTGATCGATACCCCGATGAACGCGACGACATCACCCGAGGTGCTCGAGCGCATCACGAACCTCATCCCCATGAAACGGGTCGGACGCGCCGACGAGGTCGCTGAACTCATCAGTTGGCTGGCGTCCGAGCGCGTGTCGTTCTCGACGGGTGCGGTCTACGACATCAGCGGGGGGCGCGCCACCTACTGA
- a CDS encoding Gfo/Idh/MocA family protein, translated as MNGVVGVGVIGAGVISTQYLDNLTAAADVDVRMIADLDVGRAAERARAYQVPAYGTVDELLARDDIEVMLNLTIPAAHATVAHACLDAGKHVWSEKPLALDLDEGTALVAHAARRGLRVACAPDTVLGGGVQTARRLIEQGVIGDIVSALTMFQVSGPESWHPSPEFLYARGGGPLFDMGPYYLSALVHLLGPVSRVDARGTRARHERVIGLGPKAGTAFPVEVATGLSALYEFRDGPIAQSTFSFESARPRVGVVEITGTDGTLCLPDPNLFDGEIDVWRPGMHADDEPERYPAVASEMTRGLGVIDLARSIRANTTERASGQLALHVLDIMHSTAESADRREPVTLTTTAEAPPLLAEGFDPWARTL; from the coding sequence GTGAACGGCGTCGTCGGGGTGGGCGTCATCGGCGCTGGGGTGATCAGCACCCAGTACCTCGACAATCTCACGGCCGCGGCGGACGTCGACGTGCGCATGATCGCCGACCTGGACGTCGGCCGCGCCGCGGAACGAGCGCGCGCGTACCAGGTGCCCGCTTACGGCACGGTCGACGAGCTTCTCGCTCGGGACGACATTGAGGTCATGCTAAACCTCACCATTCCCGCGGCCCACGCGACCGTCGCCCACGCCTGCCTCGACGCCGGCAAGCACGTCTGGTCGGAAAAGCCACTCGCGCTCGACCTGGACGAGGGAACTGCCCTGGTTGCCCATGCCGCTCGCCGCGGATTGCGCGTGGCCTGTGCGCCCGACACCGTGCTGGGCGGCGGAGTGCAGACCGCGCGACGTCTCATCGAGCAGGGGGTGATCGGCGACATCGTCAGCGCACTGACCATGTTCCAAGTGTCAGGACCCGAGAGTTGGCACCCCAGCCCCGAGTTCTTGTACGCGCGCGGCGGCGGCCCACTCTTCGACATGGGCCCCTACTATCTGTCGGCACTGGTGCACCTGCTCGGCCCCGTTTCTCGAGTGGATGCGCGGGGAACGCGAGCACGGCACGAACGCGTCATCGGATTAGGCCCGAAGGCGGGAACGGCATTCCCGGTCGAGGTCGCCACGGGGCTATCGGCCCTTTACGAGTTTCGCGACGGTCCGATCGCGCAATCGACCTTCAGTTTCGAATCAGCCCGCCCTCGGGTCGGCGTCGTCGAGATCACCGGGACAGACGGAACACTGTGCCTGCCCGATCCCAACCTCTTCGACGGTGAGATCGACGTCTGGAGACCCGGGATGCACGCCGATGATGAACCCGAGCGCTACCCCGCCGTCGCATCCGAGATGACCCGAGGGCTGGGAGTGATCGACCTAGCGAGGTCGATCCGGGCGAACACAACGGAACGCGCGAGCGGGCAGCTCGCTCTACACGTGCTCGACATCATGCACAGCACAGCCGAGTCAGCCGACAGGCGCGAGCCAGTGACGCTGACAACGACGGCCGAGGCACCGCCCCTGCTTGCCGAAGGATTCGACCCGTGGGCGCGAACACTGTGA